One Rhizoctonia solani chromosome 1, complete sequence DNA window includes the following coding sequences:
- a CDS encoding YTH domain family protein: protein MEDIPTSPNDTVSPLGASVRRVHTISSSMRGRRHPAASEEYPPEYYEEDDQADESWNAAPGAIGFRSNRTGTQSGTLSPSGRNTSGLSVIAADHAGEGEEEWEHDMRNLRGDEHPAGEGTLSPLSGGNPYFQPTHSRSQSQTSNNGGGLSPGPYAPQPSISPPPASNIRRHTSLTANAAAGAAGRRRQARLAAERAAQSPSPPSPAHADNDHGHSPLSPIGRTPWGPATPPITTANKEWRPESSIDDVQRQFGNMDLAAPSQTLEVSTSPAPRRLSPGPNHPPRFRANSPQPGAPQQGQQMGPQAGFNGGGRQMAKLQLITDLTPPAVPPKQPQSAAASVPPIGHGIPQVRRWNGRAGEQGGYNDNGSGQRQDEKPFTASGVVWDQKDRIIGTRSGNNGFDASGAPPVPPLPQAYAGMMQPGMNFGGMNMGGLDTTSFARLGMNMGMMGTSTVGNMNAGLGQGRLQVNTAVGGPGQGMNNSAVGSGNGGNSPSGYLSPVDIPSLIVSKGYNPATFDIRPQFARYFVIKSYTEDDVHKSLKYEIWSSTDPGNKRLDKAFKECGGRGPIYLFFSVNASGHFCGMAEMLTPVDYTRSSTVWAQDKWKGVFKVRWIFVRDIPNAALRHIRLNNTQERKPVTNSRDTQELLPEAGHEMLRIFFTHPARTSLLQDFAFYELQSMQKISATSSPQAVQHPFAMPNPSTLPPGQQQQLALQQQQLQLQMLQMQNQYQQQQMGMSRSPGPPSPYPGGLGSSHNGNNF, encoded by the exons GCTTCAGGTCAAATAGGACCGGGACCCAATCTGGCACACTCTCACCAAGCGGCAGAAATACCAGCGGCCTATCTGTAATTGCGGCTGATCACGCGGGCGAGGGAGAGGAGGAGTGGGAGCATGATATGCGTAATTTGAGGGGTGACGAG CACCCCGCCGGTGAAGGAACCTTGAGTCCTCTGTCAGGTGGCAATCCATACTTCCAGCCTACTCATAGTCGATCCCAGTCTCAGACTTCAAATAATGGTGGCGGACTGTCTCCGGGTCCTTATGCACCTCAACCTTCCATTTCTCCTCCACCTGCGTCGAATATTCGACGCCACACCAGTCTCACAGCCAACGCAGCTGCCGGAGCTGCTGGGCGTCGCCGCCAAGCGCGACTTGCAGCAGAGCGAGCCGCTCAATCTCCATCGCCACCATCGCCGGCGCATGCGGATAACGATCATGGCCATTCACCCCTAAGCCCAATTGGCCGTACCCcttgggggccagctactccTCCTATCACGACGGCCAATAAAGAATGGCGCCCTGAATCATCGATCGACGACGTGCAGAGGCAGTTCGGGAATATGGATCTTGCGGCTCCTTCACAGACTCTTGAAGTTTCTACGTCCCCTGCTCCTCGTCGCTTATCTCCTGGCCCAAATCATCCACCACGTTTCCGTGCGAATTCTCCCCAGCCGGGCGCGCCCCAGCAAGGACAACAGATGGGACCTCAGGCCGGATTCAATGGTGGCGGTCGGCAAATGGCAAAATTACAGCTTATCACAGATCTTACTCCCCCAGCTGTGCCACCCAAACAACCTCAGAGCGCTGCTGCTTCTGTGCCTCCCATTGGCCATGGAATCCCACAGGTCCGCCGCTGGAATGGCCGTGCAGGGGAACAAGGAGGATACAATGATAATGGAAGCGGCCAACGCCAAGACGAAAAGCCATTTACAGCAAGTGGTGTGGTGTGGGACCAAAAGGATCGAATCATCGGTACGCGTTCAGGAAATAATGGATTTGATGCATCTGGTGCTCCGCCCGTTCCTCCCCTTCCTCAGGCTTATGCAGGCATGATGCAACCTGGGATGAATTTTGGGGGAATGAATATGGGTGGACTCGACACAACTTCGTTTGCTCGACTGGGGATGAATATGGGCATGATGGGTACTAGTACTGTTGGTAATATGAACGCTGGCCTTGGACAAGGGCGCTTGCAAGTGAATACCGCTGTTGGGGGTCCCGGCCAAGGGATGAATAACAGCGCAGTTGGGAGCGGCAATGGTGGTAACAGTCCCAGCGGCTATCTGAGCCCTGTGGATATACCCTCCTTGATCGTTTCAAAAGGGTATAATCCTGCCACCTTTGACATCCGTCCCCAATTC GCGCGCTACTTTGTTATCAAATCGTATACCGAAGATGACGTTCATAAATCCCTGAAATATGAGATTTGGAGTTCAACCGATCCAGGCAACAAACGTCTGGACAAAGCTTTTAAGGAGTGTGGGGGCCGTGGCCCGATTTATCTATTCTTTAGCGTAAATGCCAG TGGCCATTTTTGCGGAATGGCCGAGATGTTAACGCCCGTTGATTACACTCGGTCATCTACGGTCTGGGCCCAAGATAAGTGGAAGGGTGTCTTCAAAGTCCGTTGGATTTTCGTACGCGACATCCCCAACGCGGCATTGCGTCATATTCGTCTAAA TAACACCCAAGAGCGCAAGCCGGTGACCAACTCTCGAGACACTCAAGAACTGCTGCCCGAAGCTGGCCACGAGATGCTTCGCATTTTCTTCACTCACCCAGCCAGAACTTCGCTTCTTCAGGACTTTGCTTTTTACGAG TTGCAGTCGATGCAAAAGATCAGTGCGACGTCTTCTCCCCAGGCTGTTCAGCATCCCTTTGCGATGCCGAACCCATCTACACTTCCTCCCgggcagcagcaacagctcGCCCTTCAGCAACAGCAACTTCAACTCCAGATGCTTCAGATGCAGAACCAATACCAGCAACAGCAAATGGGCATGTCTCGCTCCCCTGGACCTCCAAGCCCTTACCCTGGAGGATTGGGAAGCAGTCATAATGGCAATAACTTTTAG
- a CDS encoding GMC oxidoreductase: MPQYYEQPICFLDYIVVGAGAGGGPLAARLALNGYKVLLLEAGPDSYQNNVTIPFYFGRTTEDEKLALDYEVDHYTSPNNVTAWYPRSQGIGGSTIHNALIHMRAQNWDFDNIADITGDSSWKSSSMQKYLTRLEKNLYVPKQAGESLGYGYDGWLSTNSGPLNLINDPKYADEQIGTIMSTLMSSVPAVGGSDWNNLTSDGVAGSAMLTFTRDQYGNRSSTRDHLVDVRTRLPDKLTIQTETMATRILICKSSDGSLQAYGVEAASGPYLLPVARQFSGKRTLDLKTYTAKYELSGIGPSQQLSKFGISTLVDLPGVGENVQDRMEATLVWKLNHTHTIFSLGCLFGDDPKTDPCLADWIATNHTNVYSLGAALWGEKFKSNSSLSHLDVLSIWGPGAFTHYYRGFGRDYGLNSPDSINNAFLKAYARSKGWVRLTGSDPQDKLEINKNYLGSPESIEDLTIIRDSIQKSRRYIASTPQINRWIVQETWPGSQYQTDEQLWEFLRANVFGHHLCCSAKIGADNDSMAVLDSQFQLRGVKNLRVDASAFPVIPGMFITTPIYTISEKAADLILGTAKANGWGTGSAAVTSNSNSGVGVKGAVPFSA, encoded by the exons ATGCCCCAGTACTACGAACAGCCAATATG CTTCTTAGATTATATTGTAGTGGGAGCGGGGGCTGGAGGCGGGCCACTAGCAGCCCGACTGGCACTTAACGGATATAAAG TTTTACTTCTAGAAGCTGGGCCGGACTCATATCAAAACAACGTGACGATTCCTTTCTACTTCGGGCGGACGACTGAGGACGAAAAGTTGGCACTTGATTACGAGGTTGACCATTATACCTCCCCAAACAATGTTACGGCTTGGTACCCCCGTAGCCAGGGCATTG GCGGATCCACTATTCACAATGCATTGATTCATATGCGCGCCCAAAACTGGGATTTTGATAATATAGCAGACATAACGGGAGATAGCTCTTGGAAATCATCGTCAATGCAAAAGTACCTTACGCGACTTGAAAAAAACCTCTACGTCCCCAAGCAGGCGGGAGAATCGCTGGGCTATGGTTATGACGGCTGGTTGTCCACCAACTC CGGGCCACTCAATCTTATCAATGATCCCAAGTATGCAGACGAGCAGATTGGAACTATCATGAGCACCTTGATGAGCTCTGTCCCCGCGGTTGGCGGATCAGATTGGAATAACCTAACTAGCGATGGTGTCGCAGGATCGGCGATGCTCACCTTCACAAGG GACCAATATGGAAATCGTTCATCGACCCGCGACCACCTTGTCGACGTCCGTACGAGACTCCCTGATAAACTTACAATTCAAACGGAGACTATGGCTACAAGAATTCTCATTTGCAAGTCTTCTGATGGTTCACTGCAAGCGTACGGTGTCGAAGCTGCCTCCGGTCCATACCTTCTCCCCGTTGCGCGCCAATTTTCGGGAAAGCGCACTCTAGATTTGAAGACATACACAGCCAAGTACGAA TTATCCGGAATCGGACCTTCGCAACAATTGAGCAAATTTGGGATTTCAACTTTGGTTGATTTACCTGGA GTGGGCGAGAATGTTCAAGACCGTATGGAGGCTACGCTTGTATGGAAGCTGAATCATACGCACACAATATTCTCACTTGGTTGTCTCTTCGGCGACGATCCGAAAACGGATCCATGCTTGGCCGATTGGATCGCGACTAATCATACGAATGTGTATTCTCTGGGTGCTGCTCTATGGGGAGAAAAGTTTAAGTCGAACTCTAGCCTATCGCATCTTGATG TACTGTCTATATGGGGTCCCGGAGCTTTCACACATTACTACCGTGGGTTTGGTCGTGACTATGGCTTGAACTCTCCGGATAGTATAAACAATGCGTTTTTGAAAGCATACGCGCGCTCCAAAGGCTGGGTGCGATTGACGGGGTCTGATCCTCAGGATAAGTTGGAGATTAACAAG AACTATCTCGGGTCTCCCGAGAGCATCGAAGATCTCACTATCATACGTGATAGCATACAAAAGTCCCGTCGTTACATTGCTTCGACCCCGCAGATTAACCGCTGGATTGTCCAAGAAACTTGGCCTGG ATCCCAGTACCAAACGGACGAACAGCTCTGGGAGTTTTTACGAGCAAATGTCTTCGGTCACCATTTATGCTGTTCGGCGAAGATTGGTGCCGACAATGACAGTATGGCCGTGCTCGACAGTCAATTCCAATTGCGAGGCGTCAAGAACTTGCGAGTAGATGCCAGCGCATTTCCGGTAATCCCTGGAATGTTCATCACGACTCCGATATACACAATTAGTGAGAAAGCAGCCGACTTGATTCTTGGCACTGCCaaagccaatgggtggggaaCAGGAAGTGCTGCGGTTACCAGTAACTCGAACTCGGGTGTTGGTGTTAAAGGTGCCGTGCCTTTC TCGGCGTAG
- a CDS encoding Fingers domain of DNA polymerase lambda, whose product MPRIPSPSTSPCPTPPPESQALSGITLHIIDAKLDPKETGEMYTLAQSTGAKLSRVPQLASVLITRLTMRRRLERHVSWDVANTKHIVSPEWLRTCAQQKLLPFSQFQTIKTAAGSRRGSLARTTMDTIQDSVSIGASRPDHKSSGDHEHPLSTHRHSPLFCPNQELCLELATLVKARFLEGEFNSELSYSRAIATVKAYPKKIEDTRDTRNLPYIGPKIQKLIEEYLKTGNIAEARKAAASERFQVLSLLTQVHGVGAAKAREHYAAGRRSLEDLRKFYRAKVEAGTHLGIAAALELHDELNTT is encoded by the exons ATGCCTCGCATACCATCACCATCAACTTCACCGTGTCCTACTCCGCCACCGGAATCACAAGCTCTTAGTGGTATCACCTTACATATCATAGATGCTAAACTTGACCCAAAGGAAACAGGAGAGATGTACACATTAGCTCAAAGCACTGGTGCCAAGTTGTCTCGTGTTCCCCAACTTGCCTCTGTTCTTATTACACGTTTGACAATGAGGAGACGGTTGGAGAGACACGTGTCTTGGGATGTCGCA AATACAAAACACATTGTATCACCTGAATGGCTTCGGACGTGTGCACAGCAAAAGTTGTTACCTTTTTCTCAGTTCCAAACAATCAAGACAGCCGCCGGAAGTCGTCGTGGGTCACTTGCTAGAACGACAATGGATACTATTCAAGATTCCGTCTCTATTGGAGCCTCTCGTCCCGATCATAAGAGCTCCGGAGACCACGAGCACCCTCTCTCGACACACCGCCATTCCCCCCTATTTTGTCCGAATCAAGAACTATGTCTGGAGCTTGCTACTCTAGTGAAGGCTCGATTTTTGGAAGGAGAATTCAACAGTGAGCTAAGTTACTCTCGTGCTATCGCC ACTGTTAAAG CTTATCCCAAAAAAATCGAGGATACCAGAGATACACGAAATCTGCCCTATATAGGACCTAAGATCCAGAAACTC ATCGAAGAGTATCTAAAAACTGGCAATATTGCTGAAGCACGAAAAGCCGCAGCATCAGAGCGATTCCAAGTACTATCGCTGCTTACACAAGTACATGGAGTAGGTGCAGCTAAGGCGAGAGAACACTATGCAGCAGGTCGTAGAAGCCTTGAGGATCTTAGAAAGTTCTACAGGGCAAAAGTCGAGGCCGGTACCCACCTAGGTATAGCTGCGGCCCTCGAGCTGCATGATGAACTTAACACTACGTAA
- a CDS encoding RTA1-like protein, which yields MLSLSLLALLGVVQGARTGLPPPGDPFIDPYNDPYNPLRYIPSNVLTGVSFGLYFITATALALCMRKWGAKWMLCLVIGSYTFSVGLALRFGLAKNPHSKGIYIAEYLFVVLSPCAFLAADYILLGRLVTHLNAGQYLFIRPDRVMKIFLASDVFSFAVQACGGGMSTTNDPDKLRIGQKLFLTGLALQLASFALFSALYIVFLIRVYKSAPEIWHHDPPVPWYSNWKTLAAALALSCVGILIRSVFRTIELSEGFRGHLATTESLFYGLDTYPLFVAVAIYVPFWPGRFITRPDGEATRRGSPVEEKA from the exons ATGCTTTCTCTGTCTTTACTTGCTCTACTTGGCGTCGTCCAAGGTGCCAGGACTGGCCTCCCACCACCCGGAGATCCATTCATTGACCCATACAATGATCCGTACAATCCGTTG AGGTACATCCCCTCAAATGTCTTGACGGGTGTGAGCTTCGGACTGTACTTCATCACTGCTACAGCTCTCGCGCTGTGtatgagaaaatggggagcCAAGTGGATGTTATGTCTTGTTATTGGGTCTTATACCTTTTCGGTGGGCTTAGCACTAAGGTTTG GACTGGCAAAAAATCCCCATTCAAAGGGAATCTACATTGCGGAATACCTTTTCGTTGTCTTGTCG CCGTGCGCTTTCCTAGCAGCGGATTACATTCTTCTTGGACGGCTTGTTACCCATTTGAATGCGGGCCAGTACCTGTTTATTCGCCCTGACCGAGTCATGAAGATATTCTTGGCCTCCGATGTGTTTAGTTTTGCCGTTCAG gcatgtggaggtggcaTGTCAACCACCAACGACCCAGACAAACTCCGTATCGGGCAAAAG CTCTTCTTAACAGGTCTCGCGCTGCAATTAGCTTCGTTTGCACTCTTCAGCGCACTCTATATCGTTTTTCTCATTCGCGTTTACAAGTCTGCCCCGGAGATATGGCATCACGACCCTCCTGTCCCCTGGTACAGCAATTGGAAAACCTTGGCGGCTGCACTCGCATTGAGCTGCGTTGGCATTTTG ATCCGATCGGTGTTCCGCACCATTGAGCTGTCTGAAGGTTTCCGAGGACACCTGGCTACGACCGAATCGTTGTTCTATGGACTGGATACGTACCCATTGTTTGTTGCTGTTGC CATATACGTACCATTCTGGCCTGGGCGTTTTATCACCCGACCCGACGGTGAAGCTACCAGGAGAGGTTCTCCGGTTGAGGAAAAAGCATAA
- a CDS encoding Core histone H2A/H2B/H3/H4, with the protein MQSEAGPSKRRPRPSDEDEDMDATTPPRKKTATARKSTGGKPPRRSSTSNSKSKSKQQDGDDDEGTKKKRRYRPGVLALREIRRYQKSTDLLIAKLPFSRVVREVAQDMTTQAGGGYPAGLRWQSSALLALQEATEAYLVHLFEDTNLCAIHAKRVTIMQRDIQLARRIRGRM; encoded by the exons ATGCAATCTGAAGCTGGTCCATCCAAGCGCCGTCCTAGGCCCTCGGACGAAGATGAGGATATGGATGCAACTACACCCCCGCGAAAGAAGACAGCGACGGCCCGCAAGAGTACAGGTGGGAAGCCCCCTAGGAGGAGCAGTACGTCGAATTCAAAATCTAAAT CAAAGCAACAGGATggcgacgacgacgaagGCACCAAAAAGAAACGACGGTATAGACCTGGAGTGCTCGCATTGCGCGAAATTAGACGTTACCAAAAGTCGACAGACCTGTTGATAGCTAAACTGCCGTTCTCCCGTGTG GTCCGCGAGGTTGCACAGGACATGACTACTCAAGCAGGCGGAGGCTACCCCGCCGGACTTCGATGGCAGAGCTCGGCACTTTTGGCACTCCAAGAAGCAACTGAAGCCTACCTTGTACATCTCTTTGAAGACAC AAACCTGTGCGCAATTCACGCCAAGCGTGTAACAATCATGCAAAGAGATATTCAACTCGCTCGACGAATTAGAGGTCGGATGTAA
- a CDS encoding tubulin-specific chaperone A, which produces MSQSDIDNVRRQMKIKTGSVKRLWKEHNMYRQEALQLKSKLDKLVAEGADEYDIKNAVRLSLSLSLSQKDIEEGEKMIPDSENRLAKAIIELRELVVYARTVPAFENDQDFLAAETQLEEANV; this is translated from the exons ATGAGTCAAAGTGACATCGATAATGTTAGGAGGCAAATGAAGATCAAGACGGGATCTGTTAAACG GTTGTGGAAAGAACACAACATGTACCGTCAAGAGGCTCTGCAGCTCAAAAGCAAGTTGGACAAATTAGTTGCTGAAGGGGCTGATGAATACGATATCAAGAATGCCGTAcgtctctctctctctctctctctctctc AAAAAGATATTGAGGAGGGAGAAAAGATGATTCCCGACTCGGAGAATCGATTGGCTAAAGCGATTATTGAGTTGCGCGAGCTTGTG GTCTACGCACGAACAGTTCCGGCATTCGAGAATGATCAAGACTTCTTAGCCGCCGAAACTCAGTTGGAAGAGGCTAATGTATAG
- a CDS encoding Zinc finger HIT domain-containing protein, with product MSEPVPGPSTVSQCALCSQPSKYTCPRCSVKTCSLVCSKSHKSKDNCSGERDKAKYVPMNEYGWGALADDYSYLEDLGRNVATWGRDLSKGKGKWKGRSPKLEALRVQLATRDIKIQFVAEGMEKRRLNQSSWDPRYYTQSHETKLPGQETKYQAPTLAIRLGSTSAAARPKIRKVFYPLDPNRSLQECLKGQEMVEYPTIDVFASKTVFWQEPPLKKRKTDTGIGGLVGYGDDSQSDSDVSHGAGSEEEGIGILGGYESAEDVDEGLGES from the exons ATGTCTGAACCGGTGCCTGGCCCATCTACTGTCAGTCAATGTGCGCTCTGCTCTCAACCTTCAAAGTATACTTGTCCACGATGCAGCGTAAAAACATGCTCCCTTGTTTGTTCTAAATCCCATAAATCCAAAGACAACTGCTCTGGCGAAAGAGACAAGGCTAAATATGTCCCCATGAATGAGTATGGCTGGGGAGCCCTAGCGGATGACTATAGTTACTTGGAGGATTTGGGGAGGAATGTTGCTACTTGGGGGAGGGATTTGAGCAAAGGGAAGGGGAAATGGAAGGGGAGGAGTCCAAAGTTAGAGGCCTTGAGGGTCCAGCTTGCTACGAGGGACATCAAGATTCAATTTGTCGCAGAAGGGATGGAAAAGAGGAGGCTAAATCAGAGCTCCTGGGATCCTAG ATATTATACACAATCGCACGAAACCAAACTTCCGGGACAAGAAACCAAATATCAAGCACCTACACTTGCTATCCGCTTGGGCTCGACATCCGCTGCTGCGAGGCCGAAAATTCGAAAAGTGTTTTACCCACTTGACCCCAATAGGTCGCTGCAGGAGTGCCTAAAGGGACAAGAAATGGTCGAATATCCTACCATTGACGTATTTGCTTCAAAGACCGTATTCTGGCAA GAACCTCCATTGAAGAAGAGAAAGACAGACACTGGTATTGGAGGGCTGGTCGGATATGGAGATGATAGCCAGTCGGACTCGGACGTAAGTCACGGGGCAGGCTCGGAGGAAGAAGGAATTGGGATTTTAGGGGGCTATGAGAGCGCCGAGGATGTAGATGAAGGCCTCGGAGAGAGCTAG
- a CDS encoding Fe-S cluster assembly protein DRE2: protein MTTAVGPALVVGSLGTAQDGRYQSLITELAQSEELKSLGSGAVERQILDRILDAGTVLSPKYSSAHVLLTEADYAAAAAQLHFLATTLAKAIVPNGKVHFTNPPQSFESDVRAAGLQVVSQTNGTLVAQAPATAAAIKLPKRDKAAKAALWALNAPSTNTIDPDSLLTAADKARPVPTCEPPTANGPRRKRACKGCTCGLAEVEAAEAVVMLDGMVDGNARAVSGDEKAKLIAAAKAAPKATSSCGSCFLGDAFRCASCPYLGLPAFQPGQKVEIDAGMDDI, encoded by the exons ATGACTACAGCTGTTGGACCTGCTCTAGTCGTTGGATCTCTCGGAACTGCTCAAGATGGACGGTACCAGTCTTTGATCACTGAACTGGCTCAGAGTGAAGAGCTGAAGTCATTGGGCTCCGGTGCTGTGGAAAGGCAGATATTGGATCGCATCCTTGACGCAG GAACCGTATTGTCGCCCAAGTACTCTTCCGCACACGTCCTTTTGACCGAGGCGGATTATGCAGCCGCCGCAGCCCAATTGCATTTCCTCGCAACAACCCTAGCCAAAGCCATCGTCCCAAATGGCAAAGTTCACTTTACGAACCCCCCGCAATCATTCGAGTCAGATGTACGCGCTGCTGGATTGCAAGTCGTTTCTCAGACGAATGGGACTTTGGTAGCGCAGGCGCCAGCCACTGCAGCTGCAATCAAGCTTCCAAAGAGAGACAAGGCGGCCAAAGCAGCTTTGTGGGCCCTCAACGCCCCTTCAACGAACACGATTGACCCGGATTCGTTGCTGACTGCAGCAGACAAGGCCAGGCCCGTACCGACTTGCGAACCGCCAACCGCGAATGGCCCTCGTCGAAAGCGCGCGTGCAAGGGCTGCACATGTGGGCTGGCCGAAGTCGAGGCCGCCGAGGCAGTTGTGATGCTGGACGGGATGGTAGACGGAAATGCGCGTGCTGTGAGCGGAGATGAAAAGGCCAAGCTCATCGCGGCTGCAAAAGCCGCTCCGAAAGCTACGAGCAGCTGTGGAAGCTGTTTCTTGGGAGATGCATTCAGATGCGCTAGCTGTCCTTATCTTG GTCTTCCCGCCTTCCAGCCAGGCCAAAAGGTGGAGATCGATGCTGGGATGGATGATATCTAG
- a CDS encoding E3 ubiquitin-protein ligase CCNP1IP1: METDLKCNRLTCRTVLTDKAIVTNCSHIFCVDCANELFGTHKSVPHAILLYLNHDVVYALCILQTTIKPSFQAAILKNLNERNAHLQKQLDNVRISLLNNKLTSVERDLETERRKCRDLAESTREKDKEYQKLKSQYDVLKRKTILAPDTLATAAANEAAHQLAMNRTASPAEQQGAGGLRDIAGGMNANRVRYLFSSHPFPFPFLSPPRHAFTARKVQRTPLRQAQAQLSGGGLIPSLLAHSLLPRLALASLVARSSAQETEPFNQTARYPPRSLARTPITERGECISECGGAFAKARKF, from the exons ATGGAGACTGACCTAAAGTGCAATCGACTAACTTGTAGGACGGTATTGACCGACAAGGCGATTGTTACCAATTGTTCCC ATATCTTTTGTG TCGATTGCGCTAACGAGTTGTTCGGGACCCACAAATCTGTCCCGCATGCGATTCTGCTTTACCTGAACC ACGATGTAGT GTATGCACTTTGCATCCTACAAACGACTATAAAACC CTCGTTCCAAGCCGCGATTCTCAAGAACCTCAACGAACGGAATGCGCATTTACAGAAACAGCTAGATAACGTC CGAATTAGTTTGCTGAACAACAAGCTCACCA GCGTAGAGCGAGATCTCGAAACCGAACGCCGGAAATGCCGGGACCTTGCAGAATCCACACGGGAAAAAGACAAAGAATACCAAAAACTTAAA TCCCAATACGACGTTCTCAAGCGAAAGACTATACTAGCGCCTGATACATTGGCCACGGCCGCTGCGAACGAGGCAGCTCACCAGTTGGCTATGAATCGGACGGCATCGCCTGCTGAGCAACAGGGAGCGGGAGGGTTACGAGACATTGCTGGTGGGATGAATGCTAATCGGGTACGTTACCTCTTCTCTTCCCACCCATTCCCATTCCCATTTCTCTCGCCTCCTCGTCATGCATTCACCGCTCGAAAGGTCCAACGCACTCCCCTCCGCCAAGCGCAAGCCCAGCTCTCAGGCGGCGGATTGATCCCCAGCCTACTCGCGCATTCTCTTCTGCCTCGGCTGGCACTGGCATCCCTCGTCGCTCGGTCATCGGCACAGGAAACAGAGCCTTTCAACCAAACCGCACGCTATCCGCCTCGATCTCTGGCTCGGACACCGATCACGGAGAGAGGCGAGTGTATTTCAGAGTGTGGCGGCGCGTTTGCTAAAGCTCGTAAGTTTTAG